The Bacillota bacterium genome includes the window TTGAAAAGGCTATGGAACTGATATGCATTTGTGTTCAATTGGTAAGTATAGAGAAAATACTGGCTGAGAGAAAAAAGTGGAGTGAGTAAATTGGCGAATTTGCACGGCGCCTGCAATTCATTGCAGGCGCCATTAAGTGATTGTAATTATTTTATTGATTGTAATTATTTTATACTTTGCATAGCTTTTAAGTCGGAATTCTTACCCATTACCACAACTATATCATTTTCTTTAAATTTAGTATCTGCCTGGGGGAGTATATTCAAATAGTCGGATGTCCTTAATGCCACAATACTTACCCCATACTTCGTCCTTACTGCAAGACCGCCTATGGTCTTACCAACCCAACTTAACGGTACAGTAAATTCCATTATGCTGTACTCCGGGGAAAGTTCGAAAATGTCAATAATATTATTTGATGAAATACTATTGGCTGCCCTGATTCCCATATCCCGCTCGGGAAATATAACTTTATCTACTCCTATTTTGTAAAGAACTTTTGCATGGAGCTCATTTGAGGCTTTAGCAAGGATATATTTTGAACCAAGTTCTTTCAATAACACTGCAGTTAGTATGCTGGATTGTATATCTCCTATTGCAACAATTGTAGCGTCATAGTTTTTTACACCTATAGATTTTAAAAGCTCTTCATTTGAGGCTTCACCGGCAATAGCGTGGGTTACTTCATTTGAAAATTGCTGGATAATGTTTTCGTTTTTATCCACTACTAGTACATCGTGGCCTAATGAAGAAAGAGTCCTTGCAAAGCTCTGCCCAAATCTTCCAAGCCCTAATACAAGGTATGATCTCATAATAAATAATACCTCCTTAAACTATTAACAACTATGTTTACCTGTATAACCTTTATAACCTTTATAATCTTTATAACCTTTATAATCTTTATAAACATTTTTACCTGATTAATTTTAATATAATTATTTCTTTAAGCAATAGTTATTCATTAACCAACTCCTATTTTTCCTTCAGGGAATCTGTAAGGCAGATTTTTATATCCCTGACCGGTTGATATGATTATTGCAGCTGAAAGAGGGCCAATCCTGCCCAAAAACATAGTTATTATAATCTGAAGTTTACTGGTAACATTTAGGGTTGGTGTAATTCCTGTTGACAGCCCTACAGTCCCAAATGCTGAAACAGATTCAAACAACACCTGTATAAAAGAACCTTCTTTATTAATTAAAAGTACCATTGTTGTTGTAAATATTAAAATGGCGCTTAATATTATAATTGAAAGAGATTTCTTTATAACAGTTTCAGGTACCCTGCGGCCCAGAAGGTTAACATCGCTATCCCCTTTTATATATGATAAAGTAGCAAAAATAATTATGCTGAAAGTGGTAACTTTAATTCCCCCGGCTGTAGAACCGGGTGCACCTCCTATAAACATCAGGAGAATTGTAAGCAATTTTGACTGTTCTGTCAAGTCGGCTACTGAAATAGTGTTAAAACCGGCCGTCCTTGGGGTAATAGAATGAAAAAAAGCGTTCATTATTTTTAACGAAACAGGAAGGCCCTTTAAAGTACTAGGATTATTATACTCAAAGGCATACAATAGAATAGTCCCTGTTATAATTAATACGAATGTAGTTAGCAAGACTACTCTTGTATGAAGTATAAAGGCGGAAAACTTTTTATTTACTGCAATATCCTTCCAGACAATAAATCCCAAGCCACCAATTATAATTAAAAAACTTATAGTAAAAACTATAACAGGATCCTGATTAAATTTGCTTAGGCTTGTAAATTCATTACCCGGACTACCAAATATATCAAATCCGGCATTACAAAAGGCAGAAACAGAATGAAACAAGCTCTTGGCTATACCATTTTTAATTCCATACAGGGGAATTAATTTAGTTGAAAAAATTATTGCTCCGATAAATTCAGCTGTAAAAGCTGCAATTAATATGTTTTTAAAGATGCGCACTATTCCTGAAAGTGTAAATTCATTTAAAGATTCCTGTATGGCAAGCCTTTCCTTTAATCCTATACGCCTGCCCAAAAATAGAGAAAAAAGTGTGGCAAAGGACATAATGCCTAAGCCGCCTGCTTGAATTAATACTATTATAACTACTTGACCAAATGCGGACCATGTTGTATTTGTGTCGAGAACAACAAGTCCGGTAACACAGACTGCTGAAGTAGCAGTAAAAAGAGCGTCTACAAAGCTTACACTTTGTTGTCCGGGCCTTACTGAAAAAGGCAGATATAATAGGATTGCTCCTGTAATAATTAAGCCGGCAAATCCTAATGCAATAACATGAGCCGGGAAAAAATGCACAATTTTTGGCTTATCAGTGTTTCCTATTTTGCTCTTACCTTTAAAAAAAAGTTTACTCATTTGTATTACCTGCTCTTTCAATATATTAGTATACAATATTTTTCTCATAAACGTCAACTTATACAAAGTATTTGCAAATAAATAGCTATTTTTATTTTCATAATATTTTACTATATGAGAGTAATAAAAAAAAGGGGTAAAATGGGCGCATTTTATTTAAGTGAAGAAAATATTGGTAAGGAGCATTAGTGAAGCTGCTGTAGAGCCTTTTAATCCGAGCGGAGGAAAAGCAAAATCGTTGTTTGAGTAAAATTATTTCTTAGTTTTTGTTCAAATAATTTTACGAGTTCGATTTTGCCCGTAGCTGAATTTAAAGGCTCTAAGCAGCGTAACGATAGCTCCTGGCAAATATTTCTTCACTTTTAATAAATGCGCCCGTAAAATTATTTAAAGTTGCACATACTGGAATGTTTCTTATATAATATTCTTATACTGTTACTGTTACTGTACATGGGGGATGTGTGGGAGGACTTTGTATATGGAAGAAATAATTAAGGGAATAACTTATATTTTTTTTGATTGCATGGAGACGCTGGTTGATGTCATAGAATTACCGACGATTAAGGAATATGCTAAATGGGCTTTTGAAGGGTCGGGAGTGGAAAAATACTGGAATGATTTTGAGCATTTTTTGGAAGAATATAAGCTTGCCAGGAAAAGTATAATAGAATCTCTTCCTGAGCATAAAGAATTTAGGACTATTGAGAGGTTTGAGCTAATTTGTAATAACAATTGCAATATTAAAGGGAAGGTGAATGTAAAAGTAGTTGCAGAAAAATTAAATAGCAACTTTTGGGAAACATATGTTTCTAAATGCTATGTTAGACAGGATGTAAAAGAGGTTCTTCCCTCTATTTCCAAAAAATACGGTTTATGTGTAGTATCTAATTTTATGGTACCGGGTGGAATAGAAGAACTTTTAAAGATATTTGGGATAAAACAGTACTTTAATTTTATTGTTACTTCTGTTAATGAAGGTTGGAAAAAACCTCACCCTGTAATTTATAATGCCGCATTAAAAAAGGCAGGGGTAACTCCAAGGGAAGTTTTGTTTGTAGGAGATGACTATGGAAATGATTATATAGCTCCCCAAAAAATGGGGTTTAATGCAATTTATCTGGATAAATATGGCAAATTTACCGAATTACCCTATAAGGTAAAGGACTTTTATCAGTTGGGAGAAATTTTAGGGGTATAATAAATCTGGGATATAATAAATATCTTGTCTTTTGCTTAGGACTATGCTAAAATTACAAAAAATAACCGGGGAACTAAAACAGGGTATATAAAAGATATAAATTTAATAGTAGGGGTGTATAATAATTATGAATATCAATAGGAAGTTTAAAGTGGGTGTTCTTGGCGGAACAGGTTTTGTAGGACAGAGGTTTCTTTCTATCCTTGAAAATCATCCATGGTTTGAGGTGGTATGTATTGCCGCAAGCGAAAGGTCTGCAGGTAAAAGCTATTCAGAAGCAGTTAAAGGCCGTTGGAAGCTTAATACACCGATACCTGCCGAAATAGCGGATATAGTAGTAAAAAACCTTAATCAGGTGGATGAAATTTCTGAAGAAACAGATTTTGTTTTTTGTGCTGTAGATATGAAAAAAGAAGAGATAAAAGCTTTTGAG containing:
- a CDS encoding TrkA family potassium uptake protein, whose translation is MRSYLVLGLGRFGQSFARTLSSLGHDVLVVDKNENIIQQFSNEVTHAIAGEASNEELLKSIGVKNYDATIVAIGDIQSSILTAVLLKELGSKYILAKASNELHAKVLYKIGVDKVIFPERDMGIRAANSISSNNIIDIFELSPEYSIMEFTVPLSWVGKTIGGLAVRTKYGVSIVALRTSDYLNILPQADTKFKENDIVVVMGKNSDLKAMQSIK
- a CDS encoding Trk family potassium uptake protein, encoding MSKLFFKGKSKIGNTDKPKIVHFFPAHVIALGFAGLIITGAILLYLPFSVRPGQQSVSFVDALFTATSAVCVTGLVVLDTNTTWSAFGQVVIIVLIQAGGLGIMSFATLFSLFLGRRIGLKERLAIQESLNEFTLSGIVRIFKNILIAAFTAEFIGAIIFSTKLIPLYGIKNGIAKSLFHSVSAFCNAGFDIFGSPGNEFTSLSKFNQDPVIVFTISFLIIIGGLGFIVWKDIAVNKKFSAFILHTRVVLLTTFVLIITGTILLYAFEYNNPSTLKGLPVSLKIMNAFFHSITPRTAGFNTISVADLTEQSKLLTILLMFIGGAPGSTAGGIKVTTFSIIIFATLSYIKGDSDVNLLGRRVPETVIKKSLSIIILSAILIFTTTMVLLINKEGSFIQVLFESVSAFGTVGLSTGITPTLNVTSKLQIIITMFLGRIGPLSAAIIISTGQGYKNLPYRFPEGKIGVG
- a CDS encoding HAD family hydrolase translates to MEEIIKGITYIFFDCMETLVDVIELPTIKEYAKWAFEGSGVEKYWNDFEHFLEEYKLARKSIIESLPEHKEFRTIERFELICNNNCNIKGKVNVKVVAEKLNSNFWETYVSKCYVRQDVKEVLPSISKKYGLCVVSNFMVPGGIEELLKIFGIKQYFNFIVTSVNEGWKKPHPVIYNAALKKAGVTPREVLFVGDDYGNDYIAPQKMGFNAIYLDKYGKFTELPYKVKDFYQLGEILGV